One window from the genome of Leptospira broomii serovar Hurstbridge str. 5399 encodes:
- a CDS encoding glycosyltransferase codes for MILHIDTETGWRGGERQLFLLAEGLKKRKIQQLILCRPGSALETKANEAGLPTVTLPLKSEWDFASVTALRDLVRAKGVRIIHAHTAKAHSIAWMAKAKLPQVRLIVSRRVDFKIRRNWFSRRKYVSPRVDMFLSVSNKIRDVLIQGGVDPAKIVTVYSGIELNLASRKHSNAAFLRKEFHLQKDELVIGNIAALVDHKDQRTLLNAIALIETEQKFKVFIVGEGALRKELEDLARQKGLLDRVVFTGFREDIPEFLSLFDIFTLTSKEEGLGTSILDAMAAGLPIVATNGGGISEMLTPEKGAFVAQVGDAEFLAKSYKTLLEDSRLRKTFGAFNKEFVKKFSIKNTVRRTELAYYSFLGEDLYSNPGKGKSGEAA; via the coding sequence GTGATCCTACATATCGATACTGAGACGGGTTGGAGGGGAGGAGAAAGGCAGCTTTTTCTTCTCGCCGAAGGTCTAAAAAAGCGTAAAATTCAGCAACTCATTCTTTGCCGCCCAGGGTCGGCATTGGAAACAAAGGCGAATGAAGCAGGACTTCCTACTGTCACTCTTCCGTTAAAAAGCGAGTGGGACTTTGCTTCCGTAACCGCTCTTCGCGATTTGGTTAGGGCAAAAGGAGTTCGAATTATTCATGCTCATACTGCAAAAGCCCATTCTATCGCTTGGATGGCAAAGGCAAAACTCCCGCAAGTACGTTTGATAGTTTCGCGTCGGGTCGATTTTAAGATTAGAAGAAACTGGTTTAGTAGACGTAAATACGTTTCTCCCCGCGTGGACATGTTTCTTTCTGTCTCCAATAAAATTCGCGATGTATTGATTCAGGGAGGCGTTGACCCGGCAAAAATCGTCACGGTCTATAGCGGTATCGAATTAAATCTCGCTTCGAGGAAACATTCGAACGCCGCCTTTCTTAGAAAGGAATTCCATTTACAAAAAGACGAATTGGTGATCGGCAATATCGCCGCTCTAGTCGATCACAAAGATCAAAGAACGCTTTTGAATGCGATAGCGTTAATCGAAACGGAACAAAAATTTAAGGTATTTATCGTCGGTGAAGGCGCTCTTCGAAAAGAGCTAGAAGATTTAGCGAGACAGAAAGGTTTGCTTGACCGGGTCGTATTTACCGGTTTTCGCGAAGATATCCCGGAGTTCCTTTCGTTATTCGATATTTTTACTCTCACGTCCAAGGAAGAAGGATTGGGGACGTCAATTTTAGACGCGATGGCCGCGGGACTTCCTATTGTCGCAACCAATGGAGGAGGCATTTCGGAAATGCTGACCCCTGAAAAAGGCGCATTCGTCGCACAGGTGGGTGACGCGGAATTTTTAGCCAAATCATATAAGACTCTACTTGAGGATTCCAGATTGCGAAAAACGTTCGGGGCCTTTAATAAGGAATTCGTTAAAAAGTTTTCGATTAAGAATACCGTTAGGCGTACCGAGCTTGCGTATTATAGTTTTCTCGGCGAAGATTTATATTCCAATCCTGGAAAAGGAAAATCGGGAGAGGCTGCATGA
- the polA gene encoding DNA polymerase I, whose amino-acid sequence MKRLLIIDGHAFAFRAYYAFAATHLTNSKTGQPSGAVFGFFRMLFKLFEDYTPTHVAMTFDPGGPLERGTTFADYKANRKPMPEDLRPQLHEIMDTLEKLGFKVLRVQGHEADDVIGTLTETYKSKAKEILIFSGDKDLYQLLEKKNIKMLRGKKGVTEFVEIDSSWVKDELGVDVKQIPDYMGIVGDTSDNIPGVKGIGDKGASKLLQEYKNLEGIYKNIEEIRNGSVKTKLLEHKQNAFLSRDLATIKRDLDLGIGEDQLKIPEYNSDEAIRYLKSQGYNVLSRDLAKAAGKEPPADEPDTSEGKTAGKKGIYKRIESIEELSKIARAWKKSPILAVDTETTSQNPFDAELLGISVSNQEGTGFYIPVTHSQGLFNDQLLELEKVREILGPVLSDPSIPKVGQNIKYDLIVLENHGFEVGNIVFDTMLASYILQPESRHHNMDDLAKELLNYQTIHYSDLVGTGKNKKNLWEVELEKVSEYASEDADITLRLYNSLRKPVKDSGMESVYKEIDLPLIRVLADMEKAGIAIDTEYFAELSKDFQREVKDLVRHIHKYAGREFNIASTKELQKVLFEDLKLKVIKKTQTGYSTDHEVLEELLGEHPIIEKLLDYRKYTKLISTYVETLPTMVSAKDGRIHTNYNMTIAATGRLSSTDPNLQNIPIREKEGRLIRKGFISGHKDFELLSLDYSQIELRIMAHVSGDPAMVDAYKKGIDIHKRTASALYGVSETDVTPEMRDKAKVVNFSVIYGVTPYGLSRNLRVPRDEAKGFIERYLTQYPGVQKYMDETIAFCEQKGYVETLKGRRRPVPDINSTNRMSKEAARRVAINTPIQGTCADMIKIAMMHIHKRIADQSWKSKLLLQVHDELVFEVHKKEKDEFLKSAKELMENALPLTVPIKVSGKFGANWEEAH is encoded by the coding sequence ATGAAGAGATTACTGATTATTGACGGACACGCGTTTGCGTTTCGAGCGTACTATGCTTTTGCAGCGACTCATCTTACCAATTCCAAAACCGGTCAACCCAGCGGAGCGGTTTTCGGTTTTTTTAGAATGCTGTTCAAGCTTTTCGAAGATTATACGCCGACTCATGTTGCCATGACTTTCGACCCGGGGGGGCCCTTGGAAAGGGGAACGACTTTTGCCGATTATAAGGCCAATCGTAAACCGATGCCGGAGGATTTGCGTCCTCAATTGCATGAAATCATGGATACTCTCGAAAAACTGGGCTTTAAGGTTTTGAGAGTTCAGGGGCACGAAGCGGACGACGTGATCGGAACTTTGACGGAAACCTATAAATCGAAGGCAAAGGAGATCCTGATTTTCTCCGGAGATAAGGATCTTTATCAACTATTAGAAAAAAAGAATATTAAGATGCTCCGGGGTAAGAAGGGCGTTACCGAATTCGTGGAAATCGATTCTTCCTGGGTAAAAGATGAATTGGGTGTGGACGTGAAGCAAATTCCCGATTACATGGGAATCGTGGGAGACACTTCGGATAATATTCCCGGGGTAAAAGGAATCGGAGATAAAGGCGCATCCAAACTTCTTCAAGAATACAAAAATCTAGAAGGCATTTATAAGAACATAGAGGAGATTCGAAACGGTTCCGTAAAAACGAAATTATTGGAACACAAGCAAAACGCCTTTCTTTCCAGGGATTTAGCCACCATCAAAAGGGATTTGGATTTGGGAATCGGCGAAGATCAGTTAAAAATTCCTGAATATAATTCCGACGAAGCGATCCGGTACTTAAAATCCCAAGGTTATAATGTACTCTCTCGGGATTTGGCCAAGGCTGCCGGAAAAGAACCGCCGGCCGATGAACCCGATACTTCGGAGGGTAAGACGGCAGGAAAGAAAGGAATTTATAAACGAATCGAAAGTATCGAGGAACTTTCCAAGATCGCGAGGGCCTGGAAAAAATCCCCGATTTTGGCCGTAGATACCGAAACGACTTCCCAAAATCCTTTCGATGCGGAATTACTGGGGATCTCAGTATCGAATCAAGAAGGGACGGGATTTTATATTCCCGTCACTCATTCCCAGGGCTTATTCAACGATCAGCTCTTGGAATTGGAAAAGGTTCGCGAAATTCTCGGACCCGTTTTATCCGACCCGTCCATCCCTAAAGTCGGGCAGAATATTAAGTACGATCTGATCGTTTTGGAAAACCACGGTTTCGAAGTCGGGAATATCGTCTTTGATACGATGCTCGCATCCTATATCTTGCAACCGGAGTCGCGTCACCATAATATGGACGACTTAGCCAAGGAGTTACTGAACTATCAAACCATTCATTATTCGGATCTGGTAGGCACGGGAAAAAATAAGAAGAATCTTTGGGAAGTGGAATTGGAAAAGGTTTCGGAATATGCTTCCGAAGACGCCGACATTACTTTAAGATTATATAATTCGTTACGCAAGCCCGTCAAGGACTCCGGTATGGAATCGGTATACAAAGAGATCGATCTTCCCCTGATTCGAGTTCTTGCGGACATGGAAAAAGCAGGGATCGCGATCGATACGGAATATTTCGCCGAACTTTCCAAGGATTTTCAAAGAGAAGTCAAAGACCTGGTTCGGCATATCCACAAATATGCGGGCCGTGAATTTAATATCGCCTCGACGAAAGAATTACAGAAGGTTCTGTTCGAAGATCTGAAATTGAAGGTGATCAAAAAAACGCAAACAGGCTATTCTACGGATCACGAAGTTTTGGAAGAGCTTCTAGGGGAACATCCGATTATAGAAAAACTTTTGGATTATCGAAAATATACCAAGTTAATTTCCACGTACGTCGAAACTCTTCCGACTATGGTATCCGCCAAAGACGGGCGGATTCATACCAATTACAATATGACGATTGCCGCAACCGGAAGGCTATCTTCCACAGATCCTAATCTTCAGAATATACCCATTCGAGAAAAGGAAGGTCGTTTGATTCGTAAGGGATTTATCAGCGGGCATAAGGATTTTGAGCTATTAAGTTTGGATTATTCTCAAATTGAGTTGAGGATCATGGCTCACGTTTCAGGCGACCCAGCAATGGTGGACGCATATAAGAAAGGAATCGACATTCATAAGCGGACTGCATCAGCCTTGTACGGCGTTTCCGAAACCGATGTCACACCGGAGATGAGGGATAAAGCTAAGGTAGTTAATTTTTCCGTAATATACGGCGTTACTCCGTACGGTTTAAGTAGAAATTTAAGGGTTCCGAGAGACGAAGCCAAAGGCTTTATCGAAAGATATTTAACTCAATATCCGGGTGTTCAAAAATACATGGATGAAACGATCGCCTTTTGCGAACAGAAGGGTTATGTGGAGACCTTGAAAGGACGTCGTCGTCCCGTGCCGGACATTAATTCCACCAACAGAATGTCGAAAGAAGCGGCACGCCGCGTCGCCATTAACACGCCGATCCAAGGCACTTGCGCTGATATGATTAAGATAGCGATGATGCATATCCATAAGCGAATTGCGGATCAGAGTTGGAAGTCCAAACTGCTCCTTCAAGTTCACGACGAATTGGTATTCGAAGTTCATAAGAAAGAAAAGGACGAATTCTTAAAGAGCGCAAAGGAATTAATGGAGAATGCGCTTCCTTTAACCGTTCCCATTAAGGTCTCCGGCAAATTCGGAGCCAATTGGGAAGAGGCGCACTAG
- a CDS encoding DUF4097 family beta strand repeat-containing protein: MNRRILEQYPLDMEGITKVEILGYGGDVFVIAGETSPEFLAEIQGEIRYRLARKGNTLKIIAISPGFLPATGTIRFQVKIPSGLDVKIVGRSAPIRLKGRFSSVTASSTEGDMRLENASGKFILSSSKGDIVMSKVEGQTTASTAKGDILASELIGDHCLASPSGTLTLLNGLGRFRLASEYSLNASEITLTPGSENYFTTGGPLRLTNLFPSSGCMLLANAPKDRIRSDLPNFRIIEQGNHLKARAIGSNPSRLHAHSKEEIHITSTSHSSFGETLCASA, translated from the coding sequence ATGAATCGTCGAATTTTAGAACAATATCCTCTTGATATGGAAGGAATTACGAAGGTGGAAATTCTAGGTTACGGCGGAGACGTATTCGTGATAGCAGGCGAAACTTCTCCCGAATTTCTGGCAGAGATCCAAGGAGAGATCCGATATCGACTCGCGAGAAAAGGAAATACTCTTAAGATTATCGCAATCTCTCCCGGTTTTCTTCCTGCGACCGGAACGATCCGGTTCCAAGTGAAAATACCTTCAGGATTGGACGTAAAGATAGTCGGTCGATCCGCTCCGATTCGTCTGAAAGGTCGATTTTCATCCGTTACTGCTTCCAGTACGGAAGGAGATATGCGCTTAGAAAACGCCTCGGGGAAGTTTATCTTAAGCTCTTCCAAAGGAGATATCGTTATGAGCAAGGTGGAAGGTCAGACGACCGCGTCTACGGCCAAGGGCGATATACTCGCAAGCGAATTGATCGGCGATCATTGCCTTGCGTCTCCCTCGGGAACATTGACTTTACTGAATGGATTAGGAAGATTCAGACTCGCTTCGGAATATTCCCTAAATGCTAGCGAGATTACTTTGACGCCGGGCTCGGAGAATTATTTCACCACCGGAGGTCCGCTTCGCTTAACCAATCTATTCCCGTCCAGCGGTTGCATGCTGCTTGCGAATGCGCCTAAAGACAGAATTCGAAGCGATCTTCCTAATTTTAGGATAATAGAACAGGGAAATCATCTGAAAGCGAGAGCAATCGGCTCGAACCCTTCTAGGCTACATGCTCATTCCAAAGAGGAAATCCATATCACTTCGACTTCGCATAGCTCGTTTGGAGAAACATTATGTGCAAGCGCCTAA
- a CDS encoding MarR family winged helix-turn-helix transcriptional regulator, giving the protein MADSSSKKLSRKEILESVMMAIREMSALSVIISQTVAEKVGINSTDMECGDFLHMYGPMTAGKLAELSGLTTGAITGVIDRLEKANVAKREPDPSDRRKVLVVPCYKRVKEFESHYASLGKSASEALERYSTEQLNTFLSISRDMISISQTEIKHMREVE; this is encoded by the coding sequence ATGGCGGATTCATCAAGTAAAAAACTCTCCCGGAAGGAAATTTTAGAATCGGTAATGATGGCCATTCGCGAGATGAGTGCGCTTTCGGTCATCATCAGTCAAACAGTTGCAGAAAAGGTAGGAATCAACAGCACAGATATGGAATGCGGGGATTTCCTGCATATGTATGGTCCGATGACCGCCGGAAAATTGGCCGAATTGAGTGGACTTACGACCGGGGCGATTACCGGGGTAATCGATCGGCTGGAAAAAGCGAATGTCGCGAAGCGGGAACCGGATCCTTCCGACAGAAGAAAGGTATTAGTAGTTCCCTGTTACAAAAGGGTTAAAGAATTCGAGTCACACTACGCTTCTTTAGGAAAATCGGCGAGTGAAGCTCTGGAGCGCTATTCCACTGAGCAATTAAATACGTTCTTGTCCATTAGTCGGGACATGATCTCCATCTCGCAAACGGAAATTAAGCATATGCGAGAAGTGGAATAA
- a CDS encoding alkene reductase encodes MSTHRLFTPYKLGTIELKNRIVMSPMTRSRAIENIPNDLMAEYYSQRAGAGLIITEGTSPSANGLGYARIPGIFSEEQVTGWKKVTDAVHKKGGRIFVQIMHTGRVGHPVNLPAGAELIGVSAIGVKGTVWTDSEGNKEYGVPREMNQSDIQKTIQEYVKSSENAIRAGFDGVELHGANGYLIDQFLNPASNHRTDEYGGSAANRNRFAIEVATAVAKAIGADKVGIRISPYGVFNDMQSFDGLEGQYEELAKALGKIALAYVHIVDHSSMGAPKPEPSTVRKIREAYKAGNTTGTFILSGGYDLARSETDLTSGAGDLIAFGRPYISNPDLADRLEKGLSLSEPDSATFYTPGEKGYTDYAYVAN; translated from the coding sequence ATGAGTACACATCGACTTTTTACACCTTATAAACTTGGAACGATCGAATTGAAAAATCGAATCGTAATGAGCCCAATGACTCGGTCCCGAGCGATTGAAAATATTCCCAATGATCTAATGGCGGAATATTATTCGCAAAGAGCCGGGGCAGGACTAATCATCACCGAAGGTACATCTCCTTCCGCCAACGGCCTCGGATACGCTCGAATACCCGGAATTTTTTCGGAAGAGCAAGTTACGGGTTGGAAAAAAGTTACTGATGCCGTTCACAAAAAGGGCGGTCGCATTTTTGTACAAATTATGCATACCGGTCGCGTCGGACATCCGGTGAATCTTCCGGCAGGCGCCGAACTTATCGGGGTTTCCGCAATCGGAGTGAAGGGGACTGTTTGGACGGATAGCGAAGGAAACAAGGAATACGGAGTTCCTCGCGAAATGAACCAATCCGATATTCAAAAAACGATTCAGGAATACGTAAAGTCTTCCGAGAACGCGATTCGTGCGGGTTTTGATGGAGTCGAATTGCACGGCGCTAACGGTTATCTAATCGATCAGTTCTTAAATCCTGCCTCTAATCATCGTACGGACGAATACGGCGGCTCTGCCGCCAATAGAAATCGCTTCGCCATAGAAGTTGCGACGGCTGTAGCTAAGGCTATCGGGGCTGACAAAGTCGGAATTCGTATTTCACCGTACGGAGTATTCAACGATATGCAAAGCTTTGACGGTCTTGAAGGCCAGTACGAAGAATTGGCAAAAGCATTAGGCAAGATTGCTTTGGCTTACGTTCATATCGTCGATCATTCCTCGATGGGCGCTCCTAAACCGGAACCCTCTACCGTTCGGAAGATCAGGGAGGCCTACAAAGCAGGAAACACTACCGGAACTTTCATTCTTTCAGGTGGATATGACTTAGCTCGTAGCGAAACGGATTTAACGAGTGGAGCCGGTGATTTGATCGCATTCGGAAGACCGTATATTTCCAATCCGGATTTAGCGGATCGTTTAGAGAAAGGACTTTCTTTGTCAGAACCCGACTCGGCGACCTTTTATACTCCAGGAGAAAAAGGCTACACCGACTATGCTTACGTAGCTAATTAA
- a CDS encoding SH3 domain-containing protein has product MSQVRQYITKAILAILICLAFPIVGGEADGVRYVLITSGVLNVRESPESGKVLFTLNKGAKVRLLSDTSSQDWAKVKLDDGRTGFVSRKYLGSTPPETLDSYKLIGLVWSGYDPKELPVFVPLAFFSKNGWQAAKDEYEFDYKFRSGVEGNLPSVALIAGNKGPGFAATNPTTYGCQQLPAIKVKPTALLDSKISYLVHSADMALNSIPLHELSQADADYELFRSLAETTWKARGYPETQWLRSKIQEVYEFKTSKKETFISGRIAFSEGIAERRYLYLLARKSGTDRVLIAYEKSDKLSQELGTYGGYFHLVGVVYREEDPVPVLIFTDIGYDSSIKSLYELRNGTLQLILRGAGDAC; this is encoded by the coding sequence TTGTCCCAAGTGAGACAATATATCACGAAGGCTATCTTAGCGATTTTAATCTGCCTCGCCTTTCCAATCGTAGGAGGGGAAGCCGATGGAGTCCGCTATGTCCTGATCACTTCAGGCGTTTTAAACGTGAGAGAATCGCCTGAGTCCGGAAAAGTTCTATTTACTCTCAATAAAGGCGCAAAAGTAAGACTTCTATCCGATACATCCTCCCAAGATTGGGCGAAAGTAAAATTGGACGATGGACGAACAGGCTTTGTTTCCAGAAAGTATTTAGGTTCGACTCCACCGGAAACTTTGGATTCGTATAAACTGATCGGCCTGGTATGGTCGGGTTATGACCCGAAAGAGTTACCGGTTTTTGTCCCACTCGCATTCTTTAGTAAAAACGGTTGGCAGGCTGCAAAGGACGAATACGAATTTGATTATAAATTCCGAAGCGGCGTTGAAGGGAATTTGCCGTCGGTGGCTCTAATTGCGGGAAATAAAGGACCCGGATTTGCCGCTACAAATCCGACTACGTACGGATGCCAACAGCTGCCCGCTATAAAAGTCAAACCTACGGCTCTTCTGGATTCGAAAATTTCTTACCTCGTTCATTCCGCGGATATGGCTCTCAATTCGATCCCACTCCATGAACTTTCGCAGGCGGACGCGGATTATGAACTCTTCCGATCCTTAGCCGAAACCACTTGGAAAGCGCGGGGTTATCCCGAAACCCAATGGCTTCGATCCAAAATTCAGGAAGTGTACGAATTTAAAACTTCTAAAAAAGAAACCTTTATCTCCGGTAGAATCGCATTCTCGGAAGGAATAGCCGAACGAAGATATTTATACTTACTCGCTAGAAAATCGGGAACCGATCGAGTATTGATCGCATACGAAAAATCGGATAAACTTTCCCAGGAACTCGGAACTTACGGCGGTTATTTTCATCTTGTAGGCGTGGTTTATCGGGAAGAAGATCCGGTTCCGGTGCTCATTTTTACCGATATAGGTTACGACTCTTCTATCAAAAGTCTTTACGAGCTTCGGAATGGAACGTTGCAACTTATTCTTAGGGGCGCAGGGGATGCGTGTTAA
- a CDS encoding LIC10415 family protein, with protein sequence MDVQLTNLVSSAEKLLRDKRSSVPGRTGTPSETQNTADKTEFSSSLTSRYLKVQETLTGLQQELSREQMKLGILDEGNTPKEDLIHILFGETPLFRELVENPDLDLNAVKDKVLKNKDELTDKIRKFEVESENVLSLGMLKSPENFRKSVEDLSAKDVRMKQLSEKTIERLIQD encoded by the coding sequence ATGGACGTTCAGCTAACAAATCTGGTCTCTTCTGCTGAGAAGCTTCTCCGCGACAAGAGATCTTCCGTTCCAGGAAGGACCGGTACGCCCTCGGAAACCCAGAACACAGCGGATAAAACAGAGTTTTCCAGTAGCCTGACTTCGCGTTACCTAAAAGTTCAAGAAACCCTAACCGGTCTACAGCAAGAACTTTCTCGGGAACAGATGAAACTCGGCATCCTGGATGAAGGAAACACTCCGAAAGAAGATCTGATACATATTCTTTTTGGAGAGACTCCTCTCTTTCGGGAACTTGTGGAAAATCCGGACCTCGACCTGAATGCAGTCAAAGATAAGGTTCTAAAAAATAAGGACGAACTGACTGATAAGATTCGAAAATTCGAGGTTGAATCCGAAAACGTTCTATCGTTGGGTATGCTGAAGAGCCCGGAGAATTTCCGGAAATCCGTAGAGGATCTTTCCGCAAAAGATGTCCGGATGAAACAGCTTTCCGAGAAAACGATCGAGAGATTGATTCAGGACTAG
- a CDS encoding LptF/LptG family permease, translating to MELKIPKLQLRELLFKLKEEFFPPRILDRYVFSEFFKTFGGTCIMITALIFLNMVNTNLKDFSGTKAPKFHIWLYLAYSLPEIIASYSINMSVLFAVSFTIGQFSANKEIVAMMSAGVSFHRIVAPIVAFGFLLWLIVFLGTQFMVRPMNKLAKEEQKMITEGTGTLTNMVYQFHFKGKEGFYYIYFYDPVKDEIKGGFNYVKLTRDQIPEYVLSSLKAKYNPQMDIWKLTEVEETRFDDDLKVTSFERFPEKEYYLPEKPEYFKVPKGSVKEMNIFELSEEKDNRVRKGIGYGDVNIEEHSLFASPFLAVIVTLVGCVAGFFTKRVAGVASLGVTLIVILVYFVMSSAFTSVGENGVIPAWFAVWVTPAIFLSVLYGIYRRMRI from the coding sequence ATGGAACTAAAGATTCCTAAACTTCAACTTAGAGAACTTCTGTTCAAACTGAAGGAAGAGTTCTTCCCGCCTAGAATTTTAGATAGATACGTCTTTTCCGAGTTTTTCAAAACGTTCGGCGGGACCTGTATTATGATTACCGCGTTGATTTTTTTGAATATGGTCAACACCAATCTAAAAGATTTCTCCGGGACTAAGGCCCCTAAATTTCATATTTGGTTATATCTTGCATATAGCCTGCCAGAAATCATCGCAAGCTATTCGATCAATATGTCCGTATTGTTTGCGGTTTCGTTTACGATCGGCCAATTTTCGGCCAATAAGGAAATCGTAGCAATGATGTCTGCGGGAGTTTCCTTTCATAGGATCGTTGCCCCGATCGTAGCATTCGGATTTCTGCTTTGGCTCATCGTTTTCCTGGGGACGCAATTCATGGTGAGACCCATGAATAAGCTCGCAAAGGAAGAGCAGAAGATGATTACCGAGGGAACCGGAACATTAACCAACATGGTCTACCAATTCCATTTCAAGGGTAAGGAAGGCTTTTATTATATTTATTTCTACGATCCGGTCAAAGACGAAATCAAGGGGGGTTTTAATTACGTTAAGCTGACCCGAGATCAAATTCCGGAATACGTACTTTCTTCCTTAAAAGCTAAATATAATCCGCAGATGGATATATGGAAATTAACGGAAGTGGAAGAGACTAGGTTCGACGACGATTTAAAGGTGACATCTTTCGAGCGGTTCCCGGAGAAAGAATATTATCTCCCTGAAAAACCCGAATATTTTAAAGTTCCTAAAGGTTCCGTTAAGGAAATGAACATATTCGAACTTTCGGAAGAAAAGGATAATCGCGTTCGAAAAGGAATCGGATACGGCGACGTAAATATAGAAGAGCATTCCCTTTTTGCTAGTCCCTTTCTTGCGGTTATCGTTACATTAGTCGGATGCGTTGCCGGATTTTTTACGAAACGGGTCGCCGGAGTCGCCTCGCTGGGAGTCACCTTAATCGTGATACTCGTCTATTTCGTAATGAGTTCCGCGTTCACATCGGTAGGTGAAAACGGGGTTATCCCGGCATGGTTTGCAGTTTGGGTCACGCCTGCGATCTTCTTAAGCGTTCTCTATGGAATCTATCGAAGAATGAGAATTTAA
- a CDS encoding HEAT repeat domain-containing protein, with translation MKIRILAIAATFTFVFASSLFAEKSTEEHIKALSSGSDQEKIESALYLGSKKEKTAIPELINLLNRTNDAKVAVPAAIALGEIAEPGDATIALKNKIISSENGDIVYTALAGLLNITTKNEKAEDATKEALEFADKNRRSDEFVADILNVINKKLKR, from the coding sequence ATGAAAATCCGTATTCTCGCCATTGCCGCTACTTTTACTTTCGTTTTTGCTTCATCTCTTTTTGCCGAAAAATCGACTGAAGAGCATATTAAGGCACTTTCCAGCGGCTCCGACCAAGAAAAGATCGAGTCGGCACTTTATCTTGGTAGCAAGAAAGAAAAAACCGCTATACCCGAACTTATCAATCTCCTGAACCGCACGAACGACGCTAAGGTCGCAGTCCCGGCCGCTATCGCTCTGGGAGAGATCGCTGAACCAGGCGATGCAACCATTGCTCTAAAAAACAAGATTATCAGCTCTGAAAACGGCGATATCGTCTACACAGCGCTTGCCGGTCTTCTGAATATCACTACTAAAAATGAAAAAGCGGAAGATGCAACTAAGGAAGCTCTGGAATTTGCCGACAAAAATCGCCGTTCGGACGAATTCGTCGCAGACATCCTGAACGTGATTAATAAAAAGCTAAAGCGTTAA
- a CDS encoding HesA/MoeB/ThiF family protein, whose product MLSPEELSRYSRNILLDEVRRVGQEKLKSSKVCIVGAGGLGSPALLYLTASGVGNIKIFDSDTIDTTNLQRQIIYHHSDIGRSKAETGRQHAQELNPYIRIQGETIRLTAENAEESLSGFDLVLEGSDNFDTKFLINDTCVRLKIPLITAGVLRFEGMVMGIRPNQDACFRCVYETAPPAEAVPSCSEAGVIGSVAGIIGSIQSTEAVKFLLGFHNVGEDGLFGHMIQVETKTMQFRKIPLLRRPDCSSCGRT is encoded by the coding sequence TTGCTAAGTCCGGAAGAACTCAGCCGCTATTCTCGGAACATCCTGCTCGACGAAGTTCGAAGAGTAGGACAAGAGAAACTTAAATCTTCTAAAGTATGTATCGTCGGAGCCGGGGGTCTTGGATCTCCGGCTTTGCTATATCTGACCGCTTCGGGGGTCGGAAATATTAAGATCTTCGATTCCGATACGATCGATACTACCAATCTTCAAAGGCAAATTATCTATCACCATTCCGATATCGGTCGATCGAAGGCGGAAACCGGTCGGCAACATGCGCAAGAATTGAATCCTTATATAAGAATTCAGGGTGAAACGATTCGTCTGACTGCAGAGAATGCGGAAGAATCGCTTTCAGGATTCGATTTGGTTTTGGAAGGATCGGATAATTTCGATACCAAGTTCTTAATTAACGATACTTGTGTTCGTCTAAAAATTCCGCTTATAACTGCCGGTGTATTACGATTTGAAGGGATGGTTATGGGAATTCGACCGAATCAAGACGCCTGCTTTCGATGTGTCTACGAAACCGCACCTCCTGCGGAGGCCGTTCCTTCCTGCTCTGAGGCGGGAGTAATCGGGAGCGTTGCAGGAATCATCGGCAGTATACAATCCACCGAAGCCGTAAAATTTTTATTAGGTTTTCATAATGTTGGAGAAGACGGATTATTCGGACATATGATTCAAGTCGAAACCAAAACGATGCAATTCAGGAAAATCCCTCTGCTTCGTAGACCGGATTGTTCTAGCTGCGGCCGCACTTAA